A region of the Silene latifolia isolate original U9 population chromosome 9, ASM4854445v1, whole genome shotgun sequence genome:
ttgaactggtcaggccacaaatttctgatccaCTAGATATGAagtttacttcatagattggggaTGGTGGAGGAAGGTTGCAGTCCTATTTATTTTCCTGGTCTGCGTTTCTGCCTTTCGTCCTGATCAGGTCCTTTAGATATCCGGATTTCAACAGGTAGGTAGGCCACTTCTTTTCTTAGGGTGAAGCAATCATCTGTTGtatgtccaatgtccatgtggaattctcACCATTTGGAGTTCTCTCCTAGGGTTGGGATTTTCCACCTTCCTTGGTCATCTGActactgatcccatgttgtcaagactttagatcaatcctgcaatatcaacactgaagttatgctcaGAAACAGGCGGGAAAACTTTAGCCATACCTTGATATTCATGTGCCAGGTTGACTTTTGAATGgcctggcctggaatatggagcaGGTCTGTAATTTTTTCCTTTCTTGCTCTTCCTATTActcttttcatagtcctttgaTCCACTGGGTTATCCGATTTTGTAGCTTTTGttttcttccagcctgatatatgcaagggtcttggcctggacatcttcgaaggtatggcagagatacttagtgagttcattgtataagtcactatgaggtagtaacccctgcctgaatgcctccactgctattccaacatcacatctggggataaacactttctccttgttgaacctgGCGGGGAATACCCTGATAGTCTCTTCTGGCTTCTGtgtaatcctgtaaagatcactggaccgcttctccaactccttgctgcttgcaaactgctggtttAAGTTGTTGATCAGATTGTCAAAAGAATGGATGCTCGtggttggcaggttgatgtaccattacAGAGCAGGTCCGGTCAGGGGTGTTCCAAaccccttacacatgcagacttgtctAAATTCACTAGGGATAGATGCAGCTAACATTTTCTATTTATAGAGAGCTACATGATTCTGTGGATATGTGGTTCCATCATAAATTTTCATAGACGGAATCACAAATTTTCTAGGCAGATCCACTTTTCTTATTTCGTCTATAAAAGGTGAATCAGCATAACTGTCAGGGGCAGCCTCCTCGAAACTCGCAGAAACTCCAGGTAtcttttcgaatttttcattcAGCTTCATGATTTCTtggactactgccatcatgaaagctgctgcagattcatcagggttttcattgttattatttggcTCACCATCGCCATCAACATTGATAATTTAGAGCCACTTGGACTCCCAAAGATGGAGAAATTAATATTTTTGATAATTGATGCAAATGgtgttcctggctggaatctagagcctacTCCTTGAGTTTTCTCTAATTTTTGTCTCAAGGCTGACTCCGATTCTCTCAACTGAAGTATTTCTGCCTCAGTTTGGGCTACCTTGTCTTTCAAACCTTCCAACTCAGCAATTTGTTGGAGGGCTGCGTTCAATTGCTCTTCGATGgtaggttgggccatttttgtaggttattcGGGTTTTTGTAAGATAAGGAAAAAATATTTTAAAGAGCTATATGCCCCACGGTTggcgccaattattttgtatggattttgcgcaaagcgaaatcaggtcagggtaggtctaggcagggttaactagctcgaattaATCTATCAGTACGCAGGTCAAGGTATGATATTAGAAAAGTAaagcaagataaataaataataatgagACAAGGAATTTGtatgtggaaaacccttaaatgggaaaaaaaccacgggcaccaagccaggagaggatttcactatattatCGAGTATTTAGCACAAATAACTATAATATACCTTGAATATTGTATGGAAGTATTGCTAGAATCTTGTGTGCTAGAACGTGTATTATGCTGAATGTAGTTgtcccaaataatcttcaagtaCTTCTTTATATAGTCCATGCTAAACGGTTGCCGGATCTTCTTCATCAATGCTGAATATTCCGCCTTAATTGCTCGGTTTAATGCGTATTATTGCTCcttaattgttgtcttttattaCCAAATCTTCTCCATTAATGCTATAATTATCATCCGAATCTTATCAATAATATAGTCATCAGgtcaaatatcgtcctgatattttgaccgttgtcctctccttgGCCGACGCCTGTCTTCTTATATCCTAGTAGCTTCACGTCATGATACCCTGATGGTCAGGTCGGGGTAAAATGGCATCCTGAGGCATCTGCGAATTTCTAGGCCTAATAGTTATTATGGAGTTCGTTTCACTTTTGGTTCAATTCGGATTGAGTCAGGTTTCGGGTACTATTTAATTTACTCATATTAGGTGTTTAATCGGTTATCAGTTCAGATATTTTCGATTGTTTTTTGCGTTCGGTTTTATTTTGCCAGTTCTAGCTGTGCCTCAAAGTTTAAAAATGTACGTATTTTTTGCTGCTAATTATGTATTTATTCTTTTATATTACCGTGGGGGTTCCCACACCCATTATAAGACTATTGATTTAAGAGTTAAGAacattaacacctaagagggggaggaggTAAATTAAGTCTACTTTTAAAAATCCTCCTTAACTTGGTTATTTGATAACACAAGTAAGAACTATTAAGTACAAGACTTGAaaattttaattgaatttaagtTCGCAAGAAACTAAAAGCATGTCTGAGTCGCATTATGAGAGACTGTGAGATAGACAAGGCGGCAAGATAAGTAAGAAACGAATAAGGTAGTGAAACGTAAGAATAAGCGAACAAATAAGATGATGATTAAAAAATTAATTCAGCCTCTACTCTGAGGCCTACGCCCAACCGttgttttattgtttgtttagaatttactcaaacttactgaaccccttacaatgaaattAACTCGCCAACCAACCCCGGTTGcacttgcttaaagctactccgctttaAGACTTTTACTCTTGATTACAACTACTCTGCTTCAAGAATTGTCGTTCTTTTCTTAACTATTACGAGATTGTCATATCACACTTATTCATTTAAGAAATTATGATACAAAGATTAATCTAATAGTGAGATATAAGAACATAAGATAATGTAACAGTGAAACTGACTGTGTACTGATCactaggagacttttacttaaAAACAACTTTGCAAGAAAACCAGAAAACAAAGGTTTTAACTTTGAAAATATTTTGCAAAGAATTAAGTTTAAATGCTCATAGATAAGCTCATGGCCAAGATTAGAGATTTGGGGACAAGGAAACTTTCCTATGCAGGAAGGTTGGTCCTTATTAAAGCAGTGCTCAAAACGTTCCACAACTACTGGGCTTCTATGTTCATACTACCTAGTGGTGTCATTGCCAGAATAGAGAGGATATGCAGGAATTTCCTATGGGATGGAGGAGTGGACCAAATGAGAAATCCACTGGTCTCTTGGGATAAGGTCTGCAAACCTACCAAGGAGGGGGGACTAGGCCTGAAAGACGACAATATATGGAACAAGGCAGCAATTGGTAAACTTGTATGGTGGATAACATCTAAGTCTGACCATCTTTGGGTCAAATGGGCGTCAACAATCTACATAAAAGACGAGAATTGGAAAAACTACCTTCCACCAGCAGACTCTAGCTGGTACTGGAGAAAGGTTTGCCAAGTCAGAGATCTCTTGAAAGATGCTTACCAGCAAAATGAGTGGCCAGTCCAACATGGTCGTGGTTATACCATAGCCAAGGGTTATGAGTGGCTCAGAAACAAAGGAATACCAGTACAATGGGACAAATTCATTTGGCATAAATGGACGGTACCTAAGCATGCTTTTCTAGTGTGGATGTATCAGCACGGAAGCCTCAACACAAATGCTAAACTTAAAAGATTGGGGGTTGTGGAGGATGATACCTGTCTCATCTGTGGAAATGCAGTAGAGAACTTGGATCATCTTTTCCTTAATTGTGAGTATAGCAAAAGGGTCCTCCAACAAATTGAGATCTGGTTATGTCACACTCTTCCAGTTCAGAATCTTATGGATTGGAGAGGAAGGTTACAAGGCTCGAGATTGAAGAAAGGGGTGATGAATGCAATCTTGAATGCTGCATTATACCACATATGGCGTCAGAGAAACCTCAGCAAATTTGAATCTAAGCTGCTAAGACCGTAGAAACTGGCACATACCATTTTGATGGAACTGCGGTTGCGGGTAAAGGGTGTTGCTAGGAATGCCATTGATGATTGTGATCGAAGATGGTTAGGTGGAATACAGATTGCGATTTAGGGTTTTATTAAAAAGGGGAAGAACAGTATACTGGGGAAGAAGATGTAGTAAGGGGATGATCGGGTTTTGTTGGATAAGATTTTCCATTTTCTTTTGTTGTTGCTTCTTATTTGGTTTGGGCCGTTTTGTGTAGGCCGAGTGAGATTTGTGGGTTGCTTGTGTAACCTGATACTTTGTAATGCCTTCTTTTTCTTTAATtctatatacttacattttaccaaaaaaaaaggaaGTTTAAATGCTCAAAAAGTCTGAAATTGTAAATGAGGGAAAGAGCTTCTTATATAGACAAGAAACACCAAACCCTAAGAGTAGAGAAATTATTATGAAAATGCTAAGCTTTGGAAATAATGAAaacttttattattttaaaatgaTTTTGAAGAAGAGTGGCTGATCAAATCTACACAAACCTCACTGAAGAGATTGCAGCAACTTTAGCAAGATTTGGTGATAAAGCAAAAGACAATGTGCCACAATTTAAGGAAGACAAGATTCCTCTTTTAAGGAAAAAGCATGTGTTAAATTTGATTTTCTATGAACCCAAAAGGCTTAGAAACTTTCCGTATGATAAAGCATGTTAGTCACATAAAATCTGCTCAAAAGATTTATGAAATCAATAACCCAATAAAGTGTT
Encoded here:
- the LOC141601971 gene encoding uncharacterized protein LOC141601971, with the protein product MAKIRDLGTRKLSYAGRLVLIKAVLKTFHNYWASMFILPSGVIARIERICRNFLWDGGVDQMRNPLVSWDKVCKPTKEGGLGLKDDNIWNKAAIGKLVWWITSKSDHLWVKWASTIYIKDENWKNYLPPADSSWYWRKVCQVRDLLKDAYQQNEWPVQHGRGYTIAKGYEWLRNKGIPVQWDKFIWHKWTVPKHAFLVWMYQHGSLNTNAKLKRLGVVEDDTCLICGNAVENLDHLFLNCEYSKRVLQQIEIWLCHTLPVQNLMDWRGRLQGSRLKKGVMNAILNAALYHIWRQRNLSKFESKLLRP